Part of the Uloborus diversus isolate 005 chromosome 2, Udiv.v.3.1, whole genome shotgun sequence genome, cctcccctttaaattttgcaGTTACAGTTACACTGTTAAGGTCAttaagggtgcattcggaaacgcggatcagtcgcctcggtgcaaccgcaagcgttcggaaacgcttgcggtggaaccgctgacgtcacttaaccgcgttcggaaacactgcggttgttttctggcggtcgacttggtagcaacctgtggcaccgctgtctggaagcggttagcgagatcacaaagtctgtattggccaatccggtcgtgtttcatgttttgatcgtaacacacgtgacttgcctattatgaaagttacgcgttgattggagtgtcgtttgctgctgaactagaactaccgcggtttaaacacgagcgttcggaaacacagctgttctaccggaattcctagagaaattccaaatacgtcataaccacaccggactaaccacgcggtgtaaccggtggatcgtttccgaacgcagcctaagagaaattttttaaaaatattttaagtgaaataaaatgtttatgaagCATTTAAAGATAGAATTACGTTTGTTAAAACGTAAATTTATGGAAAACGTCTAGAAATAAtgggaatttttaaaacaaatcttcCAATCTTTTGTGGCGAAGCACAAccgtgtaaaaaaaagtaaagtaaacaaATGAGCGATGTAAACAAATGCAGCATGAGTCTTACTCTGTTAGCACAGAAATGTCAATTCTCATAAGTGATATTTAGAAGATATGGCTGCAATAAACATCCCGATTGTCCAGTTGGAAGACGTAAACAGCTCCTACATTGAGGTAGCCTGATTCTATCTTCTATATCTTGGAAGAGATTAATTAACGAAATTAATGAACAATCATCCTATTGATTGTGTTAATAAATAATCAATCGAATGATTATTGATTAATTTTGTTCAATAATCTCCTCAAAACGTGAATCTTAGCACTACTGCATGCAGATGCAGTAGTGcttgattcaattttttttttagaattaggaAAAACTAAGCATTAATAGGAACGTTACGTTTTTATTGGTAACATTTTATCGTATTCTGTATAATGATTTCAATCATAAAGgcatattttcagtaagttaccgccccctATGCCTTTATGTATTTCATGCATAAAGGCATTGTTTAAAAACGGTATTTTTTCAATCGCAAAAAACTTCATCAAATATCATCTTTTATGATtagttgagaaataattttttcggCAAAACGCATTTTCCTAGAATGTCTTTGTTTGTTACAATGAGTCTTTGCCACAAATGTCTTTGTCTTataatgaatctttttttttttttttttcatatatttggTCAGTAGaccattcaacaaaaaaaaaaaaaaaatattgatagatATAGTGTAATACTGCATCTTAAAGCCAACAAGTGCTATTAAAATTGTTAGCATTAAACCTTCCTGTAGTCCCCCTCCTCATGCATCTAGGTCCACCTTTGATTGAGCTTACCTTTGCAACACAAAGCTGAATATTTTGCTCAACATTACtcttaaaatagcattttcaagtATTTATGGAATGAAGCTGTGTGGGAGTTATATAAATATGTatcttttaaaaatcagtttaaatttattttaaaatctaacaTACTCTCAATATTGCATTCAATTCAATCCACAAATGTGTAGAACCTATTTATgctatatttttgagaaaaatatcatGAATGGGTTAAAAATATatagtaagacatctaatcccaggaataactgtaagatatcctactgttgctttgaggcgatattgtttttttttttaaatttccagacaCATTGAGCGGTATAGCCAGAGAAAGGGATTTAGAGATGTATATCCCTTTTCGAAGCTCagaaattttccttatttgactACTGGAAGGACTAAAACTAACCATATacctcttgatttttttttttttttttttttttttttgactgtttcaaggtacattttctttttctttaatttttttctctttaaatagtATCTTTTCTaacttttatgaaatatttatccttgtatttttttttgaattcatttcttttttttttttttgatcatcattTAGTTATGATAATTGCTTTggtcttttattaaaaatatactataCATATTTTGTAGAGAAAACCATTTGTGTTGAGAGGGTGTGATATCGGATCTTGTGTGGAAAAATGGACAAATGAGTATCTGTCAAAAATGATAGGGGATGAGGAAGTGAAAATCCATGTCTCAGAGTCACCCTCTTTAGATTTTCTGCAGAAGAATTTTGCATATAAGTATGTTTGAAATGACATTTATTTTTAgtctttcactttttttattgataaatattaCAATAGTAGGGGCAAGCCTAACCTAGAAGCATCGTAATGCcttgattaggatctgcatagctttcactatgctgccaggttagatttgcctcaACTATAATTGAGCATTTCAAGTGTGGGTAAAATTAATTTCTATAACACTCCCCTCCTAaacccaggggtgattgtgactccatgaaaaaatacctgaacttttttttccccaagaaaaaaaagtgttttgatgggcatatatatatacattatgtgtatgtacacattatattatgtatttaaatcacttatatacataattatttgttggggctaaaactcgaatggtgggaattaaatttttttaatttttctcatttcttaaaattttttaaggattcttcttatctagcctttattcaatcccccaccccagctgttcttcgatAATTACCATAGAGTTTAAAAACCATGACCCTAGCTTAAGCTTTATACCAaacgaaacgtcttcaatttggacttttggcATTTCATTTAAtcgccctaaattttacaaaagtgggtgtttctgaaaatatagaagttccagtattttcgaagatgaagataccggaattcaagatgaaaataccggaaatccggtgaaataccggaacacaatcacccctgtaaacCAGAATCTGGATCCTTCATTGGTAGTGCAGAAGGGATAAGGatataatggggggggggattaaattaaatgaatgatAATAGCAAATGTGTAAGAGACTAAATGTATatacttatattttattttcaacttttattgatATTATAATATAACAAAATTCATAAAATGCAATTTCTTTCAACAAATCTCTCCCCCCCTGCCTATTAAAATCCTAAACAGtatatttaactaaataattttattttcctagGACTCTAAAATTTGGAGAACTGCTTTCACGTGCAGCTGAGGAAGCGCATagtgaaaaacattatttcataTCCAAAGTAAATATGACaacatttttgtaaaatcttAAGTTATAATGaaacttaagtttaaaattctTAATATGTATAATCTTGAGCAAAGGAGAGtaagaggggacatgattcagttatttaaattaattaaaatggaaGCTGTCCTTGGGCTAAATTCCTGCATAGATAGCAAACCAGGGGTCgttgttttaaacttttcaaatccAAGCTAATCATGCAATAGAAAAATAGCTGCTTCAAACTATTCCAAATGTCTACTTCAACAGGTTTTTGAAATAGTTTGTCAGGCAGCTGTTACTTACGACGGGGTAAGTTGTTTTGAAAGGATTCTCATCTTCATTAGGGATTGATTTATTGACGAGGACCAGAGACCatagcctgttgctggttgttaCTTTTGAATTTGCatttgaaacaaattattaaaatgaaaggaaatgtaaaagattaaataaattctgcatttaaatttttttacattaaattgctAACAAAAATAGTCTATTCACAATAAGCATTTCCaagaatgggggaaaaaaaaatgcatagtgCAGAAGAAATTATCTATACCTACAAGAGTTGTAAACTTAAACAcatacaggaaaaaaattcttttgagtttaattcattttgtaggatttatttTTGAAGGAAGTGTTACACagcatatatatatgtaatatttctaaaaaataacattgttacATTTAAGtgaattaaaacattgaaagccttttgcattttgtttccttttcttttataattctTTCAATAATAAAACACAGTAACTTTTTGCGTAAGGAAAAAGGATTCATTAAAAtagtttgtttaaattttatcgcattaaaaaaatatatgttagaAAACGGTTTGATTTAATGCtctcaagtaattttttttatatttttagtcaGAGTATTACTACCTGCGTTCTGTCGGTAAGGATCCAAGAAAGGAAGTTGCGGATATACGGCAACAATATCCTGAATTGTCTCAGGACTTGCTTTTTCCTGGTTTTGTTCcagaaaatcaaatattttccaGTATTTTTAGGGTGGCCTCCGCCAATGTTTCCATCTGGACACATTATGATGTAAGTTATAGTTGCAACAATTTgaatcataattaaaaaaaaaaaaatcatctactgTAAAATATTGCTCTATaatatttctttgtgttttaaaaaaataatagctagTTAA contains:
- the LOC129217034 gene encoding tRNA wybutosine-synthesizing protein 5-like codes for the protein MAAINIPIVQLEDVNSSYIERKPFVLRGCDIGSCVEKWTNEYLSKMIGDEEVKIHVSESPSLDFLQKNFAYKTLKFGELLSRAAEEAHSEKHYFISKSEYYYLRSVGKDPRKEVADIRQQYPELSQDLLFPGFVPENQIFSSIFRVASANVSIWTHYDVMDNALIQVKGRKKAVLFPPTDALNLYLNGDKSEVLDIDHPDLKKFPKFSNATRYESCLLPGDVLFIPALWFHNMKYLDFGIAVNVFWKELDPMLYDKKDPYGNKDHLPAQQAFMSVDKALATLSKLPASYKEFYCLKLISHIQKK